From Candidatus Saganbacteria bacterium, a single genomic window includes:
- a CDS encoding valine--tRNA ligase → MMELSKTYDQTKVEGKWYKIWEESGFFSPDGPTTAHQNTNLGKFVIVIPPPNVTGSLHMGHALDNTLQDILIRFRRMQGYKTLWVPGTDHAGIATQNVVEKDLSKEKKKKEDIGREEFEKRVWKWKGLYGSTITKQLRRLGASCDWKRERFTMDEGLSKAVRKAFVSLYKEGLIYRGKRMVNWCPRCKTAISDIEVEHETRKGKLWYIKYKVAGNQKPAAGTNDFVVVATTRPETMLGDTAVAVNPDDERYKHLTGKNLILPLVNRIIPVIADEFVDPSFGTGAVKVTPAHDPNDFDMGARHNLPKINILTKDAKITLEEFSAEEKKGINGIEGLERQKAREAIVKALEENGSIEKIEDYENSAGSCYRCKTVIEPSLSDQWFVKVASLAEKAIEAVEQKKIEFIPSRWSKVYTDWMMNLKDWCISRQIWWGHRIPVWYCACGEVIVSEADPEKCPACGGKSLSQDEDVLDTWFSSSLWPFSTLGWPQKTKDLETYYPTSALITGYDIITFWVSKMIMMGLHFMGSEPFGKVFIHGLIRDISGKKMSKSLGNVIDPIDVIERVGADALRFALTSLVTSGGQDLKLTEEKITEGRNFANKIWNVSRFVLMQGEAADTKFDTGRLTVADKWILSRFNRTIGQTTKLLEEFEFGEAARRLYEFIWSEFCDWFVELSKQSIYDQSPNKENTLKVLKTVLLGTVKLLHPFMPFETEEIFSIIGGGKTIMLSDWPDSNPSLIDEKTEAKVALMIEIIRSIRNIRAEMNVPPNKEISAIISAGGQKDVVRELLPYMISLAKASKIEVLDRLREKPEQSASAVVSNIEIYVPLEGLIDFEKEKERLQKHLDEMDALISRTKEKLENKDFTGRAKPELVDAEKEKLKEYQNKKTILEERIKTLK, encoded by the coding sequence ATGATGGAACTGTCCAAGACATACGACCAGACCAAAGTCGAAGGCAAATGGTACAAGATCTGGGAGGAAAGCGGTTTTTTCTCGCCGGACGGCCCCACGACCGCTCACCAGAACACTAATCTAGGGAAGTTTGTCATTGTTATACCTCCGCCCAACGTGACCGGTTCCTTGCATATGGGGCATGCCCTTGATAATACTCTCCAGGATATCCTCATAAGGTTCCGCAGGATGCAGGGTTATAAGACCCTATGGGTCCCAGGAACCGACCATGCCGGGATAGCGACGCAGAACGTCGTAGAAAAAGACCTGTCAAAAGAAAAGAAAAAGAAAGAGGACATAGGCAGGGAGGAGTTCGAGAAGAGAGTATGGAAATGGAAAGGCCTTTACGGCTCGACGATAACAAAACAGCTGAGAAGGCTCGGGGCTTCGTGTGACTGGAAAAGAGAGCGCTTCACGATGGACGAAGGCCTGTCCAAAGCCGTCAGGAAAGCGTTTGTGTCGTTATACAAAGAAGGCCTGATCTACCGCGGCAAAAGGATGGTCAACTGGTGCCCCAGGTGCAAAACAGCGATATCGGACATTGAAGTTGAGCATGAGACCAGGAAGGGTAAGCTCTGGTACATAAAATATAAAGTAGCCGGTAACCAGAAGCCGGCAGCCGGGACAAATGATTTCGTTGTTGTGGCGACGACAAGACCCGAGACTATGCTGGGTGATACTGCCGTTGCGGTCAACCCTGATGATGAGAGATATAAACATTTGACAGGCAAAAACTTGATCCTGCCTTTAGTGAACAGGATAATCCCGGTCATTGCAGATGAGTTTGTCGATCCGTCTTTCGGGACCGGCGCGGTAAAAGTCACTCCGGCACATGATCCGAATGACTTTGATATGGGTGCAAGACACAACTTGCCAAAGATCAATATCCTGACAAAAGACGCGAAGATAACACTCGAAGAGTTCAGCGCGGAAGAAAAAAAGGGAATAAACGGTATCGAGGGGCTTGAAAGGCAAAAAGCCAGGGAAGCGATAGTCAAAGCGCTTGAAGAGAACGGGTCCATTGAAAAGATCGAGGACTACGAGAATTCCGCGGGCAGCTGTTACCGGTGTAAGACGGTGATCGAACCGTCCCTTTCCGACCAATGGTTCGTGAAAGTAGCTTCTCTTGCCGAAAAAGCGATAGAGGCGGTCGAGCAGAAAAAAATTGAGTTTATCCCGTCACGCTGGTCAAAAGTATATACCGACTGGATGATGAACCTGAAGGATTGGTGCATATCACGGCAGATCTGGTGGGGCCACAGGATACCGGTATGGTACTGCGCCTGCGGGGAAGTGATCGTCAGCGAAGCGGACCCGGAAAAATGTCCGGCCTGCGGAGGGAAAAGCCTTTCCCAGGATGAAGATGTTCTTGACACATGGTTCTCGTCATCGCTCTGGCCGTTCTCGACCCTTGGCTGGCCGCAAAAGACAAAAGACCTTGAGACATATTATCCGACATCAGCCCTTATTACAGGATATGACATAATAACTTTCTGGGTCTCGAAGATGATAATGATGGGGCTTCATTTTATGGGGAGCGAGCCGTTTGGCAAAGTATTCATACACGGTCTTATCAGGGATATTTCCGGAAAAAAAATGAGCAAATCGCTCGGCAATGTGATCGACCCGATCGATGTGATCGAAAGGGTGGGGGCGGACGCGCTCCGTTTCGCCCTGACCTCTCTTGTGACATCCGGAGGGCAGGACCTCAAGCTTACCGAGGAGAAGATCACTGAAGGAAGGAACTTTGCCAATAAAATATGGAACGTGTCCCGTTTTGTCCTGATGCAGGGTGAGGCGGCCGATACTAAGTTCGATACCGGTCGGCTGACCGTTGCGGACAAATGGATCCTGTCCAGGTTCAACAGGACGATCGGCCAGACAACAAAGCTTCTTGAAGAATTCGAATTCGGCGAAGCGGCGAGAAGGTTGTATGAATTTATCTGGAGCGAATTTTGCGACTGGTTCGTGGAATTATCAAAACAAAGCATTTACGATCAAAGTCCGAACAAGGAAAACACTTTAAAAGTCCTAAAGACCGTTCTTTTGGGGACGGTAAAATTGCTTCATCCGTTCATGCCGTTCGAGACTGAAGAAATATTTTCAATAATCGGCGGCGGAAAGACCATAATGCTTTCTGATTGGCCAGATAGCAACCCGTCTTTGATCGATGAAAAAACAGAGGCCAAGGTCGCCCTCATGATAGAGATCATCCGCTCTATCAGGAACATCAGGGCCGAGATGAACGTCCCCCCTAACAAAGAAATATCCGCGATAATATCTGCGGGAGGCCAAAAAGATGTCGTGCGTGAATTGCTCCCATACATGATCAGTCTGGCGAAGGCAAGCAAGATCGAAGTCCTTGATAGGCTGCGCGAAAAACCTGAGCAAAGCGCTTCGGCCGTTGTGTCTAATATCGAGATCTATGTGCCGCTGGAAGGCCTGATAGATTTTGAAAAAGAAAAAGAAAGGCTTCAAAAACACCTGGATGAAATGGACGCATTGATAAGCCGCACAAAAGAAAAACTCGAAAATAAGGATTTTACCGGACGTGCTAAGCCGGAATTGGTCGATGCGGAAAAAGAAAAATTAAAAGAATATCAAAATAAAAAGACGATCCTCGAAGAGCGGATAAAAACCCTGAAATAG
- a CDS encoding CinA family protein: MDSGQNQLEDFFSKMMSAIGKTTDQEIADTLTKEKLTISVAESLTGGLISERLSSASGASEYFVGGIVCYTNRVKVMDLAVPPSLIVKEGPVSREVALLLAENIRKKYKTHIGLSATGVAGPATVSPPKPIGLTFVALSSEKGSICKELNLSGSRADIRQKAAQGALGLLWLHLSGQDIGQ; encoded by the coding sequence ATGGACAGCGGACAGAACCAGCTGGAAGATTTTTTCAGCAAGATGATGAGCGCGATCGGAAAGACCACCGATCAGGAGATAGCTGACACGCTGACAAAAGAAAAGCTGACGATCTCGGTAGCCGAATCCCTGACCGGAGGTCTTATCAGCGAGAGATTGTCCTCTGCTTCGGGAGCGTCGGAATACTTTGTCGGCGGCATAGTCTGCTACACGAACAGAGTAAAGGTCATGGACCTTGCGGTCCCTCCTTCACTGATAGTAAAAGAGGGCCCGGTAAGCAGGGAAGTGGCGCTGTTGCTTGCAGAAAATATTAGGAAGAAATACAAGACGCACATAGGGCTGTCGGCCACCGGAGTAGCAGGTCCGGCGACCGTCTCCCCGCCAAAACCGATAGGGCTTACATTTGTCGCGCTGTCGTCCGAAAAAGGCAGTATCTGCAAAGAATTGAATTTGAGCGGGAGCAGGGCCGATATAAGGCAGAAAGCGGCGCAGGGAGCGCTGGGGCTTTTGTGGCTGCACCTGAGCGGCCAGGATATCGGGCAATGA
- a CDS encoding aspartate kinase, producing the protein MPIVVQKYGGTSVGSAEKIKNVAKRVVKTKKAGNDVVVIVSAMGHTTDELISLLKQITSDPDPREYDMLISTGEQVSAALLASAIIELGEKAISLTGGQAGVITEDIPSKARIKDVKFQRLKKEIAEGKIVVVTGFQGVDSKGDITTIGRGGSDTSAVVIAAALKADVCEIYTDVDGIYTADPRIVPDAKKLDRIAHEEILELASAGAGVMHPRSVECGKIYGINIHVRSSLNENEGTMITTLSPKEVKEMEKRGLVTGVAHDENVAKIGVLQVPDKPGIASKIFTALAESNISVDMIIQSIHGGNVADMAFTVAHSDLKKALEVVNGVAKKIGAKEVVSDDSVAKISLVGIGMVGAPGVAAKMFESLAKNDINIQMISTSEIRISCVVDEKLAKKAVQVLHEAFELSK; encoded by the coding sequence ATGCCAATTGTTGTCCAAAAATACGGCGGAACTTCAGTAGGGTCCGCCGAAAAGATAAAGAATGTTGCCAAGCGGGTCGTCAAGACAAAAAAAGCCGGCAATGATGTAGTAGTCATCGTTTCTGCGATGGGACATACGACAGACGAGTTGATATCGCTTTTAAAACAAATCACAAGCGACCCTGATCCGAGAGAGTATGACATGCTCATTTCAACTGGAGAACAGGTGTCCGCTGCCCTGCTCGCATCGGCGATAATAGAATTAGGAGAAAAGGCAATATCGCTTACAGGCGGACAGGCCGGTGTCATTACTGAAGATATCCCGTCAAAAGCCAGGATCAAGGACGTAAAATTCCAGAGGCTTAAAAAAGAGATCGCGGAAGGGAAAATTGTTGTTGTCACAGGTTTCCAGGGCGTGGATAGCAAAGGCGACATTACGACGATCGGCAGGGGAGGTTCCGACACGTCTGCGGTCGTAATAGCTGCCGCGTTAAAAGCGGATGTCTGCGAGATTTACACTGATGTTGATGGGATCTATACTGCGGACCCGAGGATCGTGCCCGATGCGAAAAAGCTTGACAGGATAGCCCATGAAGAGATACTGGAGCTTGCTTCAGCAGGTGCAGGGGTGATGCATCCCAGGTCTGTCGAGTGCGGAAAGATCTACGGCATAAATATTCATGTCCGCTCAAGCCTGAACGAGAACGAAGGAACGATGATAACAACGCTGTCACCTAAGGAGGTCAAAGAAATGGAGAAAAGAGGACTGGTAACAGGAGTCGCCCATGATGAAAATGTGGCAAAGATCGGCGTGCTTCAGGTGCCTGACAAGCCGGGTATCGCTTCAAAAATATTTACCGCTCTCGCAGAAAGCAACATCAGCGTCGACATGATAATACAGAGCATCCACGGCGGTAATGTGGCCGACATGGCCTTTACTGTCGCGCACAGCGACCTCAAGAAAGCCCTCGAAGTCGTAAACGGCGTGGCGAAAAAGATAGGCGCGAAAGAAGTAGTGTCCGATGACAGCGTTGCCAAAATATCCCTGGTCGGGATTGGAATGGTTGGAGCTCCCGGTGTCGCGGCGAAGATGTTCGAATCTCTTGCGAAAAACGACATTAATATCCAGATGATAAGCACTTCGGAGATCAGGATATCGTGCGTGGTCGACGAGAAACTGGCGAAAAAGGCGGTACAAGTCCTTCACGAAGCGTTCGAACTGTCTAAATAA
- a CDS encoding YajQ family cyclic di-GMP-binding protein has product MSKDASFDIVSKVNLPELDNALHQVMNEIRQRFDFKGSTSEVTKEGDDLVFASEDEFKLKNVIDIFHTKISKRGISPKFFDFGKVESALGGTVKQPVKIKTGIQQEKSKEIIKMIKDAKIKVQSQIQADQIRVSGKNKDDLQLVIQMLRKANLDIELQFVNYR; this is encoded by the coding sequence ATGAGCAAAGACGCTTCTTTCGACATCGTCTCAAAGGTCAACCTGCCGGAGCTCGACAACGCCCTTCACCAGGTGATGAACGAGATCAGGCAGAGATTTGATTTCAAAGGAAGCACCAGCGAGGTGACAAAAGAAGGAGATGATCTTGTTTTTGCATCGGAAGATGAATTCAAGCTTAAGAATGTCATTGATATTTTTCATACAAAGATCTCTAAAAGAGGGATTTCGCCTAAGTTCTTTGATTTCGGCAAGGTCGAAAGCGCTCTCGGCGGGACGGTGAAGCAGCCCGTAAAGATAAAGACCGGCATCCAGCAGGAAAAGTCAAAAGAGATAATAAAGATGATAAAAGACGCAAAAATAAAGGTCCAGTCCCAGATCCAGGCCGATCAGATAAGGGTTTCCGGCAAGAACAAAGACGACCTTCAGCTTGTCATCCAGATGCTGCGTAAGGCAAATCTTGATATCGAGCTTCAATTCGTGAATTACAGGTGA
- the rny gene encoding ribonuclease Y, producing MSFMALVYTILAAVVLFGFGIAYLVLRRQLAEQKVRIAEESAKKILEDAKREADTKRKEAIIEAKDEALRMRSEFEKESKERKSELLSFEKRLMQKEEHLDQKEQQIEKNETAVKARTEEVAKIREELQNALNKNVVELERVAGLSKDEGKRILLQNLEKDIEKEASILIKNREEQVKKEADRKAREILTTAIQRCAVDHVVETTVTVVELPSDDLKGRIIGKEGRNIRAFEQASGVDLIVDDTPGAVILSSFDPLRRETAKLTLEKLIVDGRIHPARVEEMYEKSKQELKVAMWEYGERAALECDVHNLPPVLIQLLGRLRFRTSYGQNVLTHSIEMAKLSGMIAAELGVNIRLAKRAALLHDIGKAIDQEIEGTHPKLGAMFAQKAGESPEIVHAIMAHHNDEEPRTIEAVIVQVADTISAGRPGARRDTLEAYIKRLEKLESTANSFEGVEKTYAIQAGREVRVVVKPDKIDDTTSAKLAYDIARKIEQELEYPGEIKVTVIRETRNTEVAK from the coding sequence ATGAGTTTTATGGCACTTGTTTATACGATACTGGCGGCTGTTGTATTATTCGGCTTTGGCATCGCGTATCTTGTCCTGCGCAGGCAGCTTGCCGAACAAAAGGTGAGGATAGCCGAAGAGAGCGCGAAAAAGATACTTGAGGACGCGAAAAGGGAGGCTGACACAAAAAGAAAGGAAGCCATCATAGAGGCAAAGGACGAGGCTCTCCGCATGAGATCGGAATTTGAGAAGGAGAGCAAGGAACGAAAATCCGAGCTTCTTTCTTTTGAAAAAAGGCTGATGCAGAAAGAAGAGCATCTTGACCAGAAAGAGCAGCAGATAGAAAAGAACGAGACCGCGGTAAAGGCCCGGACCGAAGAGGTCGCAAAGATAAGGGAAGAGCTGCAAAACGCCCTGAATAAGAACGTGGTGGAACTCGAAAGGGTCGCGGGCCTTTCGAAGGACGAAGGCAAAAGGATACTTCTCCAAAATCTTGAAAAAGATATAGAAAAAGAAGCGTCGATCCTTATTAAGAACCGCGAAGAACAGGTAAAAAAAGAAGCCGACAGAAAAGCAAGGGAGATACTCACGACCGCCATTCAAAGGTGCGCCGTGGACCACGTCGTAGAGACGACGGTCACGGTCGTCGAGCTGCCGAGCGATGATCTCAAAGGCAGGATAATCGGAAAAGAAGGCCGCAATATAAGGGCTTTCGAACAGGCTTCCGGAGTAGACCTGATAGTCGATGATACTCCCGGCGCCGTGATCCTTTCCAGCTTTGACCCGCTCAGAAGGGAGACCGCCAAGCTGACGCTTGAAAAACTGATCGTGGACGGAAGGATCCATCCTGCCAGGGTCGAAGAAATGTACGAAAAATCCAAGCAGGAACTTAAAGTCGCTATGTGGGAATACGGCGAGCGCGCCGCACTTGAATGCGACGTGCACAACCTTCCTCCGGTGCTCATACAGCTCCTCGGCCGCCTGAGGTTCAGGACAAGCTACGGGCAGAACGTCCTGACACATTCCATAGAGATGGCAAAGCTCTCCGGCATGATAGCCGCGGAGCTCGGGGTTAACATCAGGCTGGCAAAAAGGGCCGCGCTTCTTCACGATATAGGAAAAGCCATAGATCAGGAGATCGAAGGGACACATCCTAAACTCGGCGCCATGTTCGCGCAAAAGGCCGGAGAATCCCCCGAGATCGTACATGCCATCATGGCCCACCATAACGATGAAGAACCCAGGACAATAGAAGCCGTGATCGTCCAGGTGGCGGATACGATATCCGCCGGCAGGCCCGGAGCCAGGCGCGATACGCTTGAAGCTTATATCAAGCGCCTTGAAAAACTTGAATCGACCGCGAACTCCTTTGAAGGCGTTGAAAAGACCTACGCCATACAGGCCGGAAGGGAAGTCAGGGTGGTGGTAAAACCCGATAAGATCGACGATACGACCTCGGCCAAGCTCGCCTATGACATAGCAAGGAAGATCGAACAGGAACTCGAGTATCCCGGCGAGATAAAGGTGACGGTGATAAGGGAGACGAGGAACACGGAAGTGGCAAAATAG
- a CDS encoding SUMF1/EgtB/PvdO family nonheme iron enzyme, protein MKIGSAAEVRTRSSMLGLSRPDQPISRKWAHGVNFRKFIESHRFTKVPGMPFRMMKDELTTDQLKQFVRSAQYEIIGNNAGLLQDILARASQREMAGHLSLNDGRAYSKWLSEITGRRFRVPTSEEWFDAVTKVKCKLSGRNWEWTTSIYFGNYFYLCQLGVTGRRSFPPGDRGDEYTVRLIEDLR, encoded by the coding sequence ATGAAAATCGGAAGCGCTGCGGAAGTCCGGACAAGAAGTAGCATGCTGGGATTGTCGCGGCCAGACCAACCTATCAGCCGAAAGTGGGCTCATGGTGTAAACTTCAGAAAGTTCATAGAAAGCCATCGGTTCACAAAAGTTCCCGGAATGCCTTTTAGAATGATGAAAGACGAGCTCACAACAGATCAGCTCAAACAATTTGTTAGAAGCGCACAATACGAAATTATTGGCAATAACGCGGGACTTTTACAGGATATTCTTGCCAGGGCAAGTCAAAGAGAAATGGCGGGACATTTAAGCCTGAATGACGGCCGGGCATATTCTAAATGGTTAAGCGAGATTACAGGGAGAAGATTTAGGGTCCCGACCAGTGAAGAATGGTTCGATGCTGTTACAAAAGTCAAATGCAAACTATCCGGAAGAAATTGGGAATGGACAACAAGTATTTATTTCGGCAATTATTTTTATCTTTGTCAACTTGGAGTAACTGGCCGCCGCAGTTTCCCTCCGGGGGATCGAGGCGACGAATACACGGTCCGGCTTATCGAGGATTTGAGATAA
- the pgsA gene encoding CDP-diacylglycerol--glycerol-3-phosphate 3-phosphatidyltransferase encodes MIRPVLGVTQANRITLVRVLLIPLFIYFLLSTSLPLSKWIAAGLFIALASTDALDGFVARKYGQVTELGKLIDPIADKMLVYAAFMGFVQMGKLWSWVVLIIVMRDFAVMGLRVWAAKKGEIIPAGDTGKWKTALQMTAIVFLILDWPAAMLLFLISLILCVVSGFDYFRQADLSGA; translated from the coding sequence ATGATCCGGCCGGTTTTAGGCGTGACTCAGGCTAACCGGATAACGCTGGTCAGGGTCCTTTTAATCCCCCTCTTCATTTACTTTCTGCTGTCGACGTCGCTTCCTTTAAGCAAATGGATAGCCGCGGGGCTTTTTATCGCCCTTGCCTCAACTGATGCCCTTGACGGTTTTGTCGCGAGAAAATACGGACAGGTCACCGAACTTGGCAAGCTTATAGACCCTATCGCCGACAAAATGCTTGTCTATGCCGCGTTCATGGGATTCGTGCAGATGGGGAAACTCTGGTCCTGGGTAGTCCTGATAATTGTCATGCGGGACTTTGCTGTGATGGGGCTCAGGGTATGGGCGGCAAAGAAGGGTGAGATAATCCCCGCGGGAGACACGGGAAAATGGAAGACGGCCTTGCAGATGACCGCGATCGTTTTCCTGATCCTTGACTGGCCTGCCGCAATGCTTTTATTTTTGATATCTTTAATACTTTGTGTCGTGTCCGGATTTGATTATTTCAGGCAAGCGGACCTGAGCGGAGCTTGA
- a CDS encoding TIGR00282 family metallophosphoesterase, protein MTKILFIGDIIGKPGRETVKKLLPSLKEEFSADLIIANGENAAGGMGINAKKYQELIDSGIEIVTLGNHAWHNKDFTREISECRNIVRPANYPPGTPGNGRIIYRGIGVINLLGRVFMKELDCPFRAVDRIIDELKGQTKIIIVDVHGEATSEKQALGWYLDGRVSAVIGTHTHVQTADERILPNGTAYITDAGMVGPNNSVIGVDTTAIIERFLTQLPKRFEVAKEGPNVFNAVVLDIDESTGKARGIKRIFRVVE, encoded by the coding sequence ATGACAAAGATTTTATTTATCGGCGATATCATCGGGAAACCCGGAAGGGAGACAGTAAAAAAGCTCCTGCCTTCTTTGAAGGAGGAATTCTCTGCGGACCTGATCATCGCCAACGGAGAGAACGCCGCCGGGGGCATGGGTATCAATGCGAAAAAATATCAGGAACTTATCGATTCCGGTATTGAGATCGTCACTTTGGGCAACCATGCCTGGCATAACAAGGATTTCACCAGAGAAATATCAGAATGCCGCAATATCGTCCGGCCCGCAAACTATCCGCCCGGCACTCCAGGAAATGGCAGGATCATCTATCGTGGGATTGGCGTGATAAATCTTCTGGGACGTGTATTCATGAAAGAGCTCGATTGCCCGTTCAGGGCGGTCGACAGGATAATCGATGAACTTAAAGGGCAGACAAAGATCATCATCGTCGATGTGCACGGAGAAGCGACTTCGGAAAAACAGGCTTTGGGGTGGTATCTTGACGGAAGGGTGAGCGCGGTGATCGGGACGCACACGCATGTCCAGACAGCCGACGAAAGGATTCTTCCGAACGGAACGGCCTATATCACTGACGCGGGGATGGTAGGTCCGAATAATTCTGTTATCGGCGTTGATACTACTGCGATAATCGAACGGTTTTTGACCCAGCTGCCGAAAAGGTTCGAGGTGGCAAAAGAAGGGCCGAACGTTTTCAATGCCGTGGTCCTGGATATTGATGAATCTACGGGAAAAGCCAGGGGGATAAAGAGAATTTTCAGGGTTGTTGAATAG
- the recA gene encoding recombinase RecA has translation MVQDEKEKALGMAISQIEKSYGKGAIMKMGDSSRFTVESISTGIISLDSALGVGGFPRGRIVEIYGPEAGGKTTVSLQAIGAAQKKGGIAAFIDAEHALDPIYAKKLGVDIDNLLISQPDYGEQALEICETLVRSGAVDIIVIDSVAALVPKAEIEGEMGESQIGLQARLMSKALRKLTAVISKSKTVVIFINQLREKIGIMFGNPEVTPGGRALKFYCSVRLDVRPTEKIKDGDKIIGTRVRVKVVKNKVAPPFKEASFVLTHGEGISREGDLLDLATTFGITQKSGAWFLFGDEKLGQGWDNSKQFLKEHKDIYSKVEVAVRKIIASQHPGAKPAVKEIAKEDAKKRKYN, from the coding sequence ATGGTTCAAGATGAGAAAGAAAAAGCGCTCGGGATGGCGATCTCACAGATAGAGAAGAGTTATGGAAAAGGGGCGATCATGAAGATGGGTGATTCCTCAAGGTTCACGGTGGAATCGATCTCAACGGGGATAATTTCCCTTGATTCCGCCCTGGGAGTGGGAGGCTTCCCGAGGGGAAGGATCGTAGAGATATACGGGCCGGAAGCCGGAGGAAAGACGACCGTATCGCTCCAGGCGATCGGCGCGGCGCAGAAAAAAGGGGGAATAGCGGCATTCATCGATGCGGAACATGCGCTTGACCCGATCTATGCAAAAAAGCTGGGGGTCGACATCGACAATCTATTGATATCCCAGCCGGATTACGGTGAACAGGCGCTCGAGATCTGCGAGACCCTTGTCAGGAGCGGAGCGGTAGACATTATTGTCATCGACTCAGTAGCGGCTCTGGTGCCGAAAGCCGAGATCGAGGGGGAGATGGGCGAATCGCAGATAGGCCTGCAGGCACGTCTGATGTCCAAGGCGCTCAGAAAGCTGACGGCCGTCATCAGCAAATCAAAGACCGTTGTCATCTTCATCAACCAGTTGAGGGAAAAGATCGGCATCATGTTCGGAAATCCGGAAGTGACGCCCGGAGGGAGAGCGTTAAAATTTTACTGTTCCGTGCGTCTCGATGTAAGGCCTACCGAAAAGATAAAGGACGGGGATAAGATCATAGGGACCAGAGTAAGGGTAAAGGTCGTGAAGAACAAGGTCGCTCCCCCGTTCAAAGAAGCTTCGTTCGTCCTCACGCACGGGGAAGGCATCAGCAGGGAAGGAGACCTTCTTGACCTCGCGACGACCTTCGGGATCACGCAGAAAAGCGGGGCGTGGTTCCTTTTCGGCGACGAAAAACTTGGCCAGGGCTGGGACAATTCAAAGCAGTTCTTAAAGGAACATAAGGACATCTATTCCAAGGTCGAGGTCGCTGTCAGGAAGATCATCGCTTCGCAGCATCCCGGAGCAAAACCGGCGGTAAAAGAGATCGCGAAAGAAGACGCAAAAAAAAGGAAATATAACTGA
- a CDS encoding SUMF1/EgtB/PvdO family nonheme iron enzyme, producing MAIIRRIAGQVMTVGRLMLSRPGQPVGRTVPPGIDIQKFMEGHNFIDVPGMLFRIMKSELTILQFKAFVDISGCEITGHNAGALKKVLDAAEQNRTATFLSLNDGRAYAEWLSKMTERRFRVPTEQEWSDATMRVRDKLSGDNWEWTDTPFIGNYFFIRCRGYENRGNHHEEVRYNPYSVRLIEEVK from the coding sequence ATGGCAATAATCAGGAGGATCGCAGGTCAAGTAATGACAGTAGGCAGGCTGATGTTGTCGCGGCCTGGCCAACCTGTCGGCCGAACGGTGCCCCCTGGTATAGACATTCAAAAGTTCATGGAAGGCCACAATTTCATTGATGTCCCCGGAATGCTTTTTAGAATAATGAAAAGCGAGCTCACCATCTTGCAATTTAAAGCATTCGTCGATATCTCAGGATGCGAAATTACAGGCCATAACGCTGGAGCTTTAAAAAAAGTTCTTGACGCAGCAGAACAAAACAGAACAGCAACATTTTTGAGCCTGAATGACGGCAGGGCATATGCTGAATGGTTAAGCAAAATGACCGAAAGAAGATTTAGGGTCCCGACCGAACAAGAATGGTCAGATGCCACGATGCGAGTCAGAGATAAACTATCCGGAGACAATTGGGAGTGGACGGACACTCCTTTTATAGGAAACTACTTCTTTATTCGCTGCCGAGGCTACGAAAACCGCGGCAACCACCATGAAGAAGTCCGCTACAACCCCTACTCGGTCCGACTTATCGAAGAAGTTAAATAA